The DNA window AAATGAAGACAGTCAATTCCGTCTCCATCAGATATTAAAAACATTTAGTTGATCTTTTGCACCATTGATGAATATGAAACAATGAGGATGAAGATGAACTATCATGTCATCTTCTTCAGTGTTGCCATCCTCCTACACCTGATATATTGCAAGGGGCAATCCGATCCATGCCAGACTTCTGGCAGGTTCAATTTCTTAGTCACATTGCATCGAGTTACAAGTTATTTACAACATAATCTAATATACTACTTGTCTCTGTGTGTGTGATGGATCATATGCGGGGAGTTTGGTGTCTGCGACTCACGAGGCTCACCGGTTTGTACTTGTCCGAGAGGATTCCAGCCCTGTGATGCTGGAAACGGGAGCCGTGGCTGCGTGAGGAGGGCCGCCTTGGATTGTGAAGGTGGGAAGGGTGATGGATTTTTGACTCTTCAGATATTAACTTTGTCGAGCCAATCAGACCTGTGGCTGGGCTTGCAGGCTGACTGCGAGCTCCGGTGCCTCACCAACTGCTCATGCCTCGCATACGGCCTGGCTGGCTGCAGGTTCTATACACACCCGTTTATCGACCTTGTCAAATTCTCAAGTGGCTCCAATGTCAATATTCGAGTTTCTAAATCTGTGCTAGGTAATGTGCACAAACAAAGCTGGTTCATTACAGGACTGGCTTTATATATCCTGTTTACTTTCTGattttttccttaattttaGAGAGGAAACAGGACTCCAAGAAGATCATAGCAATAGTCGTTGTTGTTGTTGGATTTGTTGTCATATGCagttgcacatatttttgttggaAATGGATGGACAAGGGAAGAGGTAATTTGTTATGTAATTAGCAtcttattttgtatatattgttattttaaaactaaGTTGAGTGTGAATTCATAGGCAAAAGGGAAAGCATTCAACTTGGAGAAATTAATAGGAGTTTTGAAGATGAATTAAGTGAGGGTAATCTTGAAGAGTTACCTTTGTTTAAGATGGAGATGCTAGCAAATGCCACCAGCAATTTCTCCGAAGCTAACAAGCTAGGGAGGGGTGGTTTTGGCCCTGTTTATAAGGTAGCCTCACAAACTGACGCCTCATTTGATCTCCATATGTTCCTGTCTCGCAGTCGCAGATGATGACATGCTCTAGGGAGAGATGGTGGATGGTACAAAAATCGCGGTGAAGATGCTGTCGCAGGCATCTCGACAGGGGATGAAAGAGTTTGTGAATGAAGTGGTGCTCATCTCCAAACTTCAGCACAGAAATCTTGTTAGGCTACTTGGGTGGTGTGTGGAGAGCAAGCATACAATGTTGGTGTATGAATACATGCCTAATTAAGAGTTTGGACTTTTTCCTATTTGGTCAGTTCTTCTTTTTCTATATACTATGTTGTATTATCTGCTGACACTACAATAATAATAGTGTGGATTTATGTCCAGATTCATCCCAAGATATCCTTGATTGGAGCAAGCGTTTCAACATCATATGTGGTGTATCTCGAGGCATGCTCTATCTTCACAGAGATTCGAGACTGAAGATAATCCATTGCGACCTCAAACCGAGCAACATATTGTTGGATGATGACTGGAACCCCGAGATATCAGACTTTGGCATAGGAAGAATAT is part of the Salvia splendens isolate huo1 chromosome 6, SspV2, whole genome shotgun sequence genome and encodes:
- the LOC121808822 gene encoding G-type lectin S-receptor-like serine/threonine-protein kinase At1g11300 — its product is MRMKMNYHVIFFSVAILLHLIYCKGQSDPCQTSGRFNFLVTLHRVTRFQPCDAGNGSRGCVRRAALDCEGGKGDGFLTLQILTLSSQSDLWLGLQADCELRCLTNCSCLAYGLAGCRFYTHPFIDLVKFSSGSNVNIRVSKSVLERKQDSKKIIAIVVVVVGFVVICSCTYFCWKWMDKGRGKRESIQLGEINRSFEDELSEGNLEELPLFKMEMLANATSNFSEANKLGRGGFGPVYKGEMVDGTKIAVKMLSQASRQGMKEFVNEVVLISKLQHRNLVRLLGWCVESKHTIVDLCPDSSQDILDWSKRFNIICGVSRGMLYLHRDSRLKIIHCDLKPSNILLDDDWNPEISDFGIGRILGSTQDHVQTWWNLGRIESLIDRRVWSVREKGEAMRCVQELPEDRPSTSAVESMLSTEIVKLPEPKQPAFVVKSSFCETGTTYNRHPDLSRNSVSLTVVVGR